The following coding sequences lie in one Listeria ivanovii subsp. londoniensis genomic window:
- a CDS encoding SpaA isopeptide-forming pilin-related protein: MRNIKQWKKMLIAAVIGLLVFQNVSPVLATITEEASKQTTLKIMKEDKDTKEKINGSVFELKNKETGESKELSIHENGEFTDESLSAGEYVVKEKTAAPGYILDENEYNVTLTDKEEVVTSISAKEKETTNKIEETVVSEKKSVSEKNLKAAISENIFKKVTLKDGNGKELNKTDRVKNGSGVVLDMNFSFTGKNYKAGDTFTTILPDAFDFGTNNISGNFLPSTEAEWSLNVKTNALTITFLKDGVQEGDYDISISTAFKMFTTTDKTEQNVVFKTAGEDTVYPIEIIPNASDPTAIYMSARPGVVNPEKITVDAKFNLTKETNAKGELKLIDFTAGGTTTIDRATIKVYSSDVSAGGTFIGTKKELIEGTDYTLTYENNRMSVLLDGGLAASGYQVTYERTVNKPSIGITHVTTEAQTIGEEGKLSGNSAIVYLQMINYKHLEKRAVYNTSTQCIDWAIDFNFDKKEISPTTVLKDVLEDSGVEYVANSLKINHIIFNSTTGTPIIGSDASSDWTTSAISANGDFDLTYKNTSTNSYQITYSTKVTDFSSREIKNKITDEQGVSSEASINFQPDLLKKKAGTIDYFNNTMKWTITANSDRIQMNRLSITDTFSSGVTSLESYDVYAYKDETNRAFLKEGRDYTIDKDITPRGFSIQLIGDYSATNKKIVVEINTKIDLSDVTNTIDNKADAIYYDETGISRHIDEIKSEVTPDTNIMNNGEKYGSYNASTGNIDWIVSVNTMEKDYDNLIFDDEMPEGLTLVEDSLQYRNVDSTTEMLSLYVPLRTVGTLAVPGDNNYPTTIDTTSKKIHLEFANMGTSRVFIKYSTKLDENWYFFQSVNNVAKVSDNGFGQKSYSYQTYANLRYRAISKAAAISPAFNNQVLWTLELTNIAPNRPVTNPIITDTLTTGATGAQIVKSSFKVVNSTTGDTIDSKYYDITFENNNFTIQFKDYTATEPIKVTYSTVSLMSGIVANEANVDATDYGVLPESYKKSTASIAPSFTMGSGSGIATIGSLEITKVDQADHTKKLAGAKFQLYTLDGEEAGQIGTTNAEGKILFDGIQSGKYKLVETEAPDGYTISDEYKEGKEVTVRADGQVASYTVENTQVSGSVVLTKEDDKSKAALSGAEFELQTADGTKVKQDLVTDADGKLTVTDLAPGDYQFVETKAPTGYQLDATPVSFVIAFNQATPIEVTKENTAKTGSVILTKEDDTTKAKLAGAEFELQTADGTKVKQVLVTDADGKLTVSNLAPDDYQFVETKAPTGYKLDATPVAFTIIFNQATPIEVTKENTAKTGSVILIKEDSETKAKLSEAEFELQTADGVQMKESLISDKDGKIEVADLAPGNYQFIETKAPTGYKLDISPVTFTIGFNQATPIQVTKENTAKTGSVILTKEDAKSKMKLSGAAFELQTADGTKVKTDVVTDADGNLTVTDLAPGNYQFVETEAPTGYKLDATPVPFAIVFNQATPIQITKENTAKAGSVILTKEDDRNQAKLSGAEFELQTANGTKVKDGLVTNSDGKLTVADLAPGEYQFVETQAPIGYQLNATPVSFSITFNQAIPTQVIKKNTAKTGNVTLTKEDGESKAALSGAEFELQTADGTKVKQDLVTDADGKLTVSNLAPDDYQFVETKAPTGYKLDATPVPFTIVFNQTTTIEVTKENTVKTGSAILTKEDDQTKANLSGAEFELQQADGTKVKSGLVTDADGKLSVADLAPGKYQIIEVKAPNGYQLDKTPIEFTIEFNQQEPIQLTKTNTMSTGSVTLTKIDSETKAPLTGAIFKLVAANKTVLENLTTDKNGAIELTDLAPGDYQLIETKAPNDYELDTTPVNVNIAFNQQQSLQVTKENTKKMVSGTVTAVFVDTAGNELAAEEIHTGVVGKPYKIDTKEIKNYQLVKDPTNKTGVFKGAPQKVTFVYAKNKGPIVVNPNRPTKPRDPVNPAKNNKTTIKAEKSVNLPSTGDTLPDEVIFTGFIISALALFLLRKTRKTQE, from the coding sequence GCTTTCAGCTGGAGAATATGTTGTAAAAGAAAAAACAGCAGCGCCAGGTTATATACTAGATGAAAATGAGTACAATGTAACATTAACCGATAAAGAAGAAGTAGTTACGTCTATTTCTGCAAAAGAAAAGGAAACTACAAATAAAATAGAAGAAACAGTTGTATCTGAAAAAAAATCGGTTTCAGAAAAGAATTTAAAAGCAGCTATTTCGGAAAATATTTTTAAAAAGGTAACGCTTAAAGATGGAAATGGAAAGGAACTTAACAAGACAGATCGAGTTAAAAATGGTAGTGGTGTTGTTTTAGATATGAACTTTAGCTTCACTGGAAAAAACTATAAAGCTGGTGATACTTTTACAACCATTTTGCCGGATGCCTTCGATTTTGGTACAAACAACATAAGTGGGAACTTTTTACCATCCACTGAAGCAGAATGGTCTTTAAACGTGAAGACCAATGCTTTGACTATTACCTTCTTAAAAGATGGTGTTCAAGAAGGTGATTACGACATCAGTATTAGTACAGCTTTTAAAATGTTTACAACAACAGATAAAACCGAACAAAATGTTGTTTTTAAAACTGCGGGAGAAGATACTGTTTATCCAATTGAAATAATTCCTAATGCTAGCGACCCGACTGCCATATACATGTCAGCAAGACCTGGAGTAGTAAATCCAGAGAAAATAACTGTCGATGCAAAATTCAATTTAACGAAAGAAACAAATGCAAAAGGAGAATTAAAATTAATTGATTTCACTGCTGGTGGGACAACAACAATAGATAGAGCAACTATCAAAGTCTATTCTAGTGATGTAAGCGCGGGTGGGACATTTATCGGAACGAAAAAGGAATTAATAGAAGGAACCGACTATACACTAACTTATGAGAATAACAGAATGAGCGTTTTACTTGATGGCGGACTTGCTGCAAGTGGATACCAGGTAACTTATGAGCGTACCGTTAATAAACCGAGTATTGGTATAACTCATGTTACGACAGAAGCACAAACAATTGGAGAAGAAGGGAAGTTATCTGGAAACTCAGCAATTGTTTATTTGCAGATGATTAACTATAAACATCTTGAGAAGAGAGCTGTTTACAATACTTCCACACAATGTATTGACTGGGCAATTGATTTCAATTTTGACAAGAAAGAGATATCGCCTACTACAGTTCTGAAAGACGTTTTAGAAGATAGTGGCGTCGAATATGTGGCGAACTCCCTTAAAATAAATCATATCATTTTTAATTCGACGACTGGCACACCAATCATTGGATCTGATGCATCCAGCGACTGGACTACCTCTGCTATTTCAGCTAATGGGGATTTTGATTTAACATATAAAAATACGAGTACAAATTCTTACCAAATCACCTATTCAACCAAAGTAACAGACTTTAGTAGCCGAGAAATTAAAAATAAAATTACGGACGAACAGGGTGTTTCCTCAGAGGCATCGATTAACTTTCAACCTGATTTATTGAAGAAAAAGGCAGGGACGATTGACTATTTTAATAATACAATGAAATGGACGATAACTGCTAACTCAGATAGGATTCAAATGAATCGTCTTAGTATTACTGATACGTTCTCTTCTGGTGTAACAAGTTTAGAAAGCTATGATGTATATGCGTATAAAGATGAGACTAATCGAGCCTTTTTAAAAGAAGGCAGAGACTATACTATTGATAAAGATATCACGCCAAGAGGTTTTTCGATTCAACTTATCGGTGATTATAGTGCAACAAATAAAAAAATTGTAGTAGAGATAAATACAAAAATTGATTTATCTGATGTTACAAATACAATTGATAATAAGGCAGATGCTATTTACTATGATGAGACTGGGATTTCAAGGCATATAGATGAAATAAAGTCTGAAGTAACTCCAGATACAAACATCATGAATAATGGTGAGAAGTATGGTTCCTATAATGCCTCAACAGGGAATATCGACTGGATTGTTTCAGTGAACACAATGGAAAAAGACTATGATAATTTAATTTTTGATGATGAGATGCCAGAAGGACTGACGCTTGTGGAAGACTCATTACAATATCGTAATGTGGATTCGACGACTGAAATGTTGAGCTTATATGTCCCTTTAAGAACAGTTGGGACACTTGCTGTACCTGGAGATAATAATTATCCAACAACGATCGATACGACAAGTAAGAAAATACATTTAGAATTTGCTAATATGGGGACATCACGCGTCTTTATTAAATATAGTACAAAACTAGATGAAAATTGGTATTTTTTCCAATCTGTAAACAATGTGGCTAAAGTTTCGGATAATGGGTTCGGGCAAAAATCCTACTCTTATCAAACTTATGCAAATCTTAGGTATCGCGCAATTTCAAAAGCTGCTGCTATTTCTCCTGCCTTTAATAATCAAGTACTTTGGACCTTGGAATTAACAAACATTGCTCCAAATCGTCCTGTAACTAATCCAATTATCACGGATACGCTAACGACAGGAGCTACTGGTGCGCAAATAGTGAAGAGCAGTTTTAAAGTAGTTAATAGCACCACAGGAGATACGATTGATTCAAAGTATTACGATATTACTTTTGAAAATAATAATTTTACGATTCAATTTAAAGACTATACAGCAACAGAGCCTATTAAAGTGACTTACAGTACAGTTAGCTTGATGTCGGGAATCGTTGCGAATGAAGCTAATGTCGATGCTACTGATTATGGTGTGTTGCCTGAATCATATAAAAAATCCACTGCGTCTATCGCGCCATCATTTACGATGGGAAGCGGAAGTGGAATTGCCACAATTGGTTCATTAGAAATTACAAAAGTAGATCAAGCAGATCATACGAAAAAACTAGCCGGTGCTAAATTCCAACTTTATACATTGGATGGTGAGGAAGCAGGGCAAATTGGTACCACTAATGCAGAAGGTAAAATTCTATTTGATGGAATTCAATCTGGGAAATATAAATTAGTAGAAACTGAGGCGCCAGATGGCTATACTATTAGTGATGAATACAAAGAAGGAAAAGAAGTGACTGTTAGAGCTGATGGTCAAGTAGCAAGCTATACGGTTGAAAATACACAAGTCTCTGGAAGTGTTGTTTTAACAAAAGAAGATGACAAGTCTAAAGCGGCATTATCTGGAGCAGAATTTGAATTACAAACAGCGGATGGAACGAAAGTGAAACAGGACTTAGTAACAGATGCGGATGGTAAATTGACTGTAACTGATCTTGCGCCAGGTGACTACCAATTCGTGGAAACAAAAGCACCAACTGGGTACCAGTTAGATGCAACCCCAGTGTCATTTGTGATTGCTTTTAATCAAGCGACGCCTATCGAAGTAACCAAAGAAAATACAGCGAAAACTGGCAGTGTGATTTTAACAAAAGAAGATGACACAACGAAAGCAAAATTAGCAGGAGCAGAATTTGAGTTACAAACAGCGGATGGAACAAAAGTGAAACAGGTCTTAGTAACAGATGCGGATGGTAAATTGACTGTATCTAATCTTGCACCGGACGACTATCAGTTTGTGGAAACAAAAGCGCCAACCGGTTACAAGCTAGATGCAACTCCGGTAGCATTTACCATTATTTTTAATCAAGCGACGCCTATCGAAGTAACCAAAGAAAATACAGCCAAAACTGGCAGTGTGATTTTAATAAAAGAAGATAGTGAGACAAAAGCGAAGTTGTCTGAAGCAGAATTCGAGTTACAAACAGCGGATGGAGTGCAAATGAAAGAGAGCTTAATATCCGACAAGGATGGTAAAATTGAGGTAGCAGATTTAGCACCAGGTAACTACCAATTCATAGAAACAAAAGCGCCAACCGGTTACAAGCTAGATATAAGTCCAGTCACGTTTACTATTGGGTTTAATCAAGCAACGCCTATCCAAGTAACCAAAGAAAACACAGCCAAAACTGGCAGTGTTATTTTAACAAAAGAAGATGCTAAATCTAAAATGAAGCTATCCGGAGCAGCATTCGAATTGCAAACAGCAGACGGAACGAAAGTGAAAACGGATGTAGTAACAGATGCAGATGGTAATTTGACTGTAACAGATTTAGCGCCAGGTAACTATCAATTTGTAGAAACCGAAGCACCAACCGGATATAAATTAGATGCAACTCCAGTACCGTTTGCGATTGTATTTAATCAAGCAACACCTATCCAAATAACGAAAGAAAATACAGCAAAAGCAGGTAGCGTCATTTTAACGAAAGAGGATGACCGTAACCAGGCGAAGTTATCCGGAGCAGAATTCGAATTACAAACAGCGAATGGAACAAAAGTGAAAGATGGTTTGGTGACAAATTCTGATGGTAAATTGACTGTAGCAGATTTAGCACCAGGTGAATATCAATTCGTGGAAACACAAGCGCCGATAGGTTATCAACTAAATGCAACGCCTGTTTCATTTTCCATTACATTTAACCAAGCTATACCAACTCAAGTAATCAAAAAAAACACAGCCAAAACGGGCAATGTCACTTTAACGAAAGAAGATGGCGAGTCTAAAGCGGCGTTATCTGGAGCAGAATTCGAATTACAAACAGCGGATGGAACAAAAGTGAAACAGGACTTAGTAACAGATGCGGATGGTAAATTGACTGTATCTAATCTTGCACCGGACGACTATCAGTTTGTGGAAACAAAAGCGCCAACCGGTTACAAGCTAGATGCAACTCCAGTGCCGTTTACGATTGTATTTAATCAAACGACAACTATCGAAGTAACCAAAGAAAATACAGTGAAAACAGGTAGTGCGATATTAACAAAAGAAGATGACCAAACGAAAGCGAACTTGTCCGGAGCAGAATTTGAGTTACAACAAGCGGATGGAACGAAAGTGAAAAGTGGCTTAGTAACAGACGCAGATGGTAAATTGAGCGTAGCGGATTTAGCACCAGGGAAATATCAAATTATAGAAGTAAAAGCACCAAATGGCTATCAGTTGGACAAGACGCCGATTGAATTCACTATTGAATTTAATCAACAAGAACCGATACAGTTAACTAAAACAAATACAATGTCTACAGGGTCTGTTACTTTAACAAAAATAGACAGCGAGACAAAAGCCCCACTTACTGGAGCCATATTTAAATTAGTTGCTGCAAACAAAACTGTTCTAGAAAACTTAACAACAGATAAGAACGGAGCAATCGAATTAACGGATTTAGCACCTGGAGACTATCAATTAATAGAGACTAAAGCACCAAATGACTATGAATTAGATACGACTCCAGTAAATGTAAATATTGCTTTTAATCAACAACAGTCACTTCAAGTAACAAAAGAAAACACGAAAAAAATGGTAAGTGGAACTGTAACTGCAGTGTTTGTTGATACAGCAGGAAATGAACTAGCTGCAGAAGAAATTCACACGGGTGTAGTTGGTAAGCCATACAAAATAGATACCAAAGAAATTAAAAATTACCAACTAGTGAAAGATCCTACTAACAAAACTGGTGTATTTAAAGGAGCACCACAAAAAGTTACTTTTGTGTATGCAAAAAACAAAGGACCAATTGTGGTTAATCCAAACAGACCAACGAAACCAAGAGATCCAGTAAACCCAGCAAAAAACAATAAAACAACTATTAAAGCTGAAAAATCTGTGAACCTACCTTCTACAGGAGATACGCTACCAGATGAAGTTATTTTTACAGGATTTATTATTAGCGCACTTGCCTTGTTCCTATTAAGAAAAACAAGGAAGACGCAGGAATAA